One part of the Sorangiineae bacterium MSr11954 genome encodes these proteins:
- a CDS encoding M1 family metallopeptidase translates to MRQIGCTSLFAIFLALAGCQAHDATEPAKAAPVAPAASGPAPVASAPGAAAPKPPALRLPESIKPTAYDATLTVVPTEERFDGHITIGVELMAPSDVVWLNASGIEVRTATVNGAPAKVIPGGEDFVGIQVAQPLAAGKATLVLDYSGELSRKNSHGLFKQKEGDQWYVFTHFESMDARRAFPCFDEPGFKTPWKIRLKVKRDQQAFANTPSVSEKIEGDYKIVQFAETKPLPSYLVALGVGPFDVVDAGTAGKNRTPIRIIVPHGRAAEARFAKEVSPQVLNELEAYFGIPYPYEKLDCIDVPMGGGAMENPGLITFHQRLILSRPERETTRFRHAYTSVATHEFAHQWFGDLVTTAWWDDIWLNEAFATWMTSRTLERWKPEWNEGASRVLHTDRAMRNDSLVSARRIRQPILGKDDVKNAFDDITYRKGAAVIRMFETWASPEVFRAGVQRYLAKYAHGTATADQFLSAVFEGNQAPLIGAFGSFLNQPGVPLVTASLRCDAGQPPKLALSQARYLPLGSEGSTDARWQIPVCARYPGKKGDALACTLLTEAKSEVALPEAASCPAWVEANADARGYYRVHYEGDLLRKLLDSGSKSFSAAEKTALLSDLSALVQNGKVSYADALAVVPKLANDPSGAVVAATIELVSGLRDTEMFPAALRPKYARFIRDTYGPRARKLGFVPRAGESDDTRLLRQSLVSLVADQGEDRALAAEAKKLAQRWLGERKGVDADMVDAVLGIATRTGDRALFDQTLAAARKAQDRHERTQILYALGQFRDPEIVRASLPLLLSEEFDPRESSTLRWGALAAPATRQLAYDFVKQNFDALAARIPRDDIARLAQSGSAFCDEAHRADLESFFRDRAPRYLGGPRILAQTTEAIKLCAAYRTRQAPNVQSFLQKL, encoded by the coding sequence ATGCGCCAGATTGGATGCACCTCCCTATTCGCTATTTTCTTGGCGCTCGCAGGCTGCCAAGCGCACGACGCCACGGAGCCCGCAAAGGCCGCACCCGTTGCACCGGCCGCGTCGGGCCCGGCCCCCGTGGCCTCCGCCCCCGGAGCTGCCGCGCCAAAGCCGCCGGCCTTGCGCCTGCCCGAGTCGATCAAGCCCACGGCCTACGACGCCACCTTGACGGTGGTGCCCACGGAGGAGCGCTTCGACGGCCATATCACCATTGGCGTCGAGCTCATGGCGCCCTCGGATGTGGTGTGGCTCAATGCTTCGGGCATCGAGGTTCGCACGGCCACGGTGAACGGCGCGCCGGCCAAGGTGATCCCGGGCGGCGAGGACTTCGTGGGCATCCAGGTCGCGCAGCCGCTCGCCGCCGGAAAAGCCACCTTGGTGCTCGATTACTCGGGTGAGCTCTCGCGCAAGAACTCACACGGCCTCTTCAAGCAAAAAGAAGGCGACCAGTGGTACGTCTTCACCCACTTCGAATCGATGGATGCGCGCCGGGCGTTTCCGTGCTTCGACGAGCCCGGGTTCAAGACGCCTTGGAAGATCCGCCTCAAGGTCAAACGCGACCAGCAGGCGTTCGCCAATACGCCTTCCGTTTCGGAGAAGATCGAGGGCGATTACAAGATCGTTCAGTTCGCGGAGACCAAGCCGCTGCCGAGCTACCTCGTGGCCCTCGGCGTGGGCCCGTTCGACGTGGTCGACGCCGGCACCGCAGGAAAAAATCGCACCCCCATTCGCATCATCGTGCCGCATGGCCGAGCGGCCGAGGCGCGCTTTGCAAAGGAAGTATCCCCCCAGGTACTCAACGAGCTCGAGGCGTACTTCGGTATCCCCTACCCGTACGAAAAGCTCGACTGCATCGATGTGCCGATGGGGGGCGGGGCCATGGAGAACCCCGGGCTCATCACCTTCCACCAGAGGCTCATTCTCTCGCGCCCGGAGCGGGAGACCACGCGCTTTCGCCATGCCTACACCTCGGTGGCGACGCACGAGTTCGCGCACCAGTGGTTCGGGGACCTGGTGACCACCGCGTGGTGGGACGATATCTGGCTCAACGAAGCCTTCGCCACCTGGATGACCAGCCGCACCCTGGAGCGGTGGAAGCCCGAGTGGAACGAGGGCGCGAGCCGCGTCCTTCACACGGACCGGGCGATGCGCAACGACAGCTTGGTGAGCGCGCGCCGCATCCGCCAGCCGATCCTCGGCAAGGACGACGTCAAGAACGCGTTCGACGACATCACCTACCGCAAGGGCGCCGCCGTCATCCGCATGTTCGAGACATGGGCCAGCCCCGAGGTCTTTCGCGCAGGCGTCCAGCGCTACCTGGCCAAGTACGCGCACGGGACGGCCACCGCCGATCAATTCCTCTCCGCCGTGTTCGAGGGGAACCAAGCGCCGCTCATCGGCGCGTTCGGCTCGTTCCTGAATCAACCCGGCGTACCGCTGGTCACCGCCTCGTTGCGGTGCGACGCGGGGCAGCCGCCCAAGCTCGCCCTCTCGCAAGCGCGCTATCTGCCGCTCGGCTCCGAGGGCAGCACGGACGCCAGGTGGCAAATCCCCGTGTGCGCGCGCTACCCGGGCAAGAAAGGCGATGCGCTCGCGTGCACCTTGCTCACCGAGGCGAAGAGCGAGGTGGCGCTCCCCGAGGCCGCGTCGTGCCCGGCGTGGGTGGAGGCCAACGCCGACGCGCGCGGCTACTACCGCGTGCACTACGAGGGCGATCTGCTGCGCAAGCTCCTGGACAGCGGGTCCAAGAGCTTCTCCGCAGCGGAGAAGACGGCGCTGCTCTCCGATCTGTCGGCGCTGGTGCAAAACGGCAAGGTCTCGTACGCGGACGCGCTGGCGGTGGTGCCGAAGCTGGCGAACGATCCGTCGGGCGCGGTGGTGGCGGCCACGATCGAGCTGGTGTCGGGTCTGCGCGACACGGAGATGTTCCCGGCGGCGCTTCGGCCGAAGTACGCGCGCTTCATCCGCGACACGTACGGGCCCCGCGCGCGCAAGCTGGGCTTCGTGCCCCGCGCGGGCGAGAGCGACGACACGCGGCTGCTCCGTCAATCGCTGGTGTCGTTGGTGGCCGATCAAGGCGAGGATCGGGCGCTGGCGGCCGAGGCGAAGAAGCTCGCGCAGCGCTGGCTCGGCGAGCGCAAAGGGGTCGACGCGGACATGGTCGATGCGGTGCTGGGCATCGCCACGCGCACGGGCGATCGCGCGCTGTTCGACCAAACCTTGGCGGCGGCGCGCAAGGCCCAAGACCGGCACGAGCGCACGCAGATCCTGTACGCGCTGGGGCAGTTCCGCGATCCGGAGATCGTGCGGGCGAGCTTGCCGCTGCTCCTGTCGGAGGAGTTCGATCCGCGCGAGTCGTCGACCTTGCGCTGGGGCGCCCTGGCTGCCCCCGCCACCCGCCAGCTCGCCTACGACTTCGTGAAGCAAAACTTCGACGCGCTCGCCGCGCGCATCCCGCGCGACGACATCGCCCGCCTGGCGCAATCCGGCTCCGCCTTCTGCGACGAGGCGCACCGCGCCGATCTCGAGAGCTTCTTCCGCGACCGCGCCCCGCGCTACCTCGGCGGGCCGCGCATCCTGGCGCAGACCACGGAGGCCATCAAGCTGTGCGCCGCCTACCGCACCCGCCAGGCGCCCAACGTTCAGAGCTTCTTGCAGAAGCTTTAG
- a CDS encoding lactate racemase domain-containing protein yields the protein MSEPALRGRGSASTTLRDAEVEDLLAGALAERPLDGKRVLVIVPDGTRTAPVPLLFRILCDQLAPRVRELGYLIALGTHPPMPEPAIARLVGMGAEERAARYPGVRVLNHRYDDDDALRTFGVISESETHTLSDGLLSRAIPVRLNRLVAEYDVVLLCGPVFPHEVAGFSGGAKYLFPGVAGPEIIDFTHWLGALCTSMETIGVRDTPVRRVIHRAADFVPCEVLCLTMVLEGDRLHGMWLGAHQEAFRAAAELSRELNIVRVPRPFRTVLSMPAARYDDLWTAAKAVYKTEPILADGGEVIVYAPHLREVSYTHGAWIDRVGYHVRDYFVAQWERFRDLPWAILAHSTHVRGAGTYDAAQEAEHPRIRVTLATGISEERCHRIGLGYCDPRTLDVQAFEGREDEGVLVVHHAGEKLYRLAT from the coding sequence GTGAGCGAGCCTGCGCTTCGAGGGCGGGGCTCCGCCAGCACCACCTTGCGCGATGCCGAGGTGGAGGACCTCCTCGCCGGCGCGCTCGCCGAGCGCCCGCTCGACGGCAAGCGCGTGCTCGTCATCGTGCCCGATGGCACGCGCACCGCGCCCGTTCCCCTGCTCTTTCGGATCCTCTGCGACCAGCTCGCGCCGCGGGTGCGCGAGCTCGGCTACTTGATCGCGCTCGGCACCCACCCGCCCATGCCGGAGCCGGCCATCGCGCGGCTGGTGGGCATGGGCGCCGAGGAGCGGGCGGCGCGCTACCCGGGGGTTCGGGTGCTCAACCATCGCTACGACGATGACGATGCGCTCCGAACCTTCGGCGTCATCTCGGAGTCCGAGACCCACACGCTCAGCGACGGCCTTTTGAGCCGCGCGATCCCCGTGCGCCTGAATCGTCTCGTCGCCGAGTACGACGTGGTGCTGCTCTGCGGCCCCGTCTTTCCGCACGAGGTGGCGGGCTTCTCCGGCGGGGCCAAGTACCTCTTTCCGGGGGTGGCCGGGCCCGAGATCATCGACTTTACGCACTGGCTGGGCGCGCTCTGCACCAGCATGGAGACCATCGGCGTGCGCGATACACCGGTGCGGCGGGTGATCCATCGCGCGGCCGATTTCGTCCCCTGCGAGGTGCTCTGCCTGACCATGGTGCTCGAGGGCGACCGGCTGCACGGCATGTGGCTCGGCGCCCACCAAGAGGCCTTTCGGGCGGCGGCGGAGCTCTCGCGGGAGCTGAACATCGTCCGCGTTCCGCGCCCGTTTCGCACCGTGCTGTCGATGCCGGCCGCGCGCTACGACGATCTCTGGACCGCCGCCAAGGCCGTCTACAAGACCGAGCCGATCCTGGCGGACGGCGGCGAGGTGATCGTGTACGCGCCTCATCTTCGAGAAGTGTCGTACACACACGGCGCCTGGATCGACCGTGTGGGCTACCACGTGCGCGACTACTTCGTTGCGCAGTGGGAGCGCTTTCGCGATTTGCCGTGGGCCATCTTGGCGCACAGCACCCACGTCCGCGGCGCCGGAACGTATGACGCAGCGCAAGAAGCCGAACATCCGCGCATTCGCGTCACCCTGGCGACCGGCATTTCCGAAGAGCGATGCCACCGCATCGGCCTCGGCTATTGCGACCCGCGCACCCTCGATGTGCAGGCCTTCGAAGGGCGCGAGGACGAGGGAGTCCTGGTGGTTCACCACGCTGGGGAAAAGCTTTATCGGCTCGCCACATAG